The Petropleomorpha daqingensis genome includes a window with the following:
- a CDS encoding PIG-L deacetylase family protein: MSAPLLPPLPEDAFRRVLCVVAHPDDVEYGTSSAVATWTARGVEVAYLLLTHGEAGMDAVPPERTAELRTQEQLAASLVVGVSDVTFLDHPDGVLEHGLPLRRDIARAIRRWRPDAVLIGSWEVETRIGLNQADHRAAGLAGLDAVRDAGNRWVFRELLDEGLEPWSTRWLLIAGDPRPTHGVEVTGEPLARGVASLEAHGGYLAGIPGHPLPSVMIPAITAMQGRAMGVPNAVLLRAWDLHAPPPIAREAMSG, translated from the coding sequence ATGAGCGCCCCGCTGCTCCCACCGCTGCCCGAGGACGCCTTCCGCCGGGTGCTGTGCGTCGTCGCCCACCCGGACGACGTGGAGTACGGCACGTCGTCGGCGGTCGCCACGTGGACCGCCCGCGGCGTCGAGGTCGCCTACCTGCTGCTCACCCACGGCGAGGCCGGCATGGACGCCGTCCCGCCCGAGCGCACCGCCGAGCTGCGCACGCAGGAGCAGCTGGCCGCCTCGCTCGTCGTCGGGGTGAGCGACGTGACGTTCCTCGACCACCCGGACGGCGTCCTCGAGCACGGCCTGCCGCTGCGCCGCGACATCGCCCGCGCCATCCGTCGCTGGCGTCCGGACGCGGTGCTCATCGGGTCGTGGGAGGTCGAGACGCGGATCGGGCTCAACCAGGCCGATCACCGCGCTGCCGGGCTCGCCGGGCTGGACGCCGTCCGCGACGCCGGCAACCGCTGGGTGTTCCGGGAGCTGCTCGACGAGGGGCTCGAGCCGTGGTCGACGCGCTGGCTGCTCATCGCCGGCGACCCGCGGCCGACGCACGGCGTCGAGGTCACCGGCGAGCCGCTGGCCCGCGGCGTCGCCTCGCTCGAGGCGCACGGCGGCTACCTGGCCGGGATCCCCGGGCACCCGCTGCCCTCGGTCATGATCCCGGCGATCACCGCGATGCAGGGCCGCGCGATGGGAGTGCCGAACGCCGTCCTGCTGCGGGCCTGGGACCTGCACGCCCCGCCGCCGATCGCCCGGGAGGCGATGAGCGGCTGA
- the cobN gene encoding cobaltochelatase subunit CobN encodes MTDAPVFTLLSTSDTDLLSARASAVPWRLGNPARLDDAGVAALVEGSALVVVRLLGMRRQFEELLAPLLAGPAPVVVLGGEQLPDAELMELSTVPIGVATDAHSYLAQGGPDNLVQLHRFLSDTVLLTGEGFEPPAVAPDWGVLSRESSGSGPRVAVLYYRAHHLAGNTAFVEDLCSAIEDAGGSALPVFVNSLRSVPDDLLETLRGADALVVTVLAAGGSRPATAQAGGDDGAWDVGALAALDVPVIQGLCLTRSREEWLGDDDGLSPLDVGNQVAIPEFDGRLISVPFSFKETDADGLTSYVADPERAARVAGTAVAHARLRSTPPSERRIVLMLSAYPTKHARIGNAVGLDTPASVVRLLAAMHGEGYDIGPFDGPAALPGVAELDGDALVHALIAAGGQDENWLTEEQLSGNPVRIPAAAYRAFFDTLPRDLRDAMTQHWGEPPGSLFVEGGDIVFAALRAGNTVVMVQPPRGFGENPIAIYHDPDLPPSHHYLAAYWWLRSEFGAHAIVHVGKHGNLEWLPGKTVGMSASCGPDAALGDVPLVYPFLVNDPGEGSQAKRRAHATLVDHMVPPMARADSYGDIARLEQLLDEHANVAAMDPAKLPAVRAQIWTLIQAAKLDHDLGLNERPEDDHFDEMILHVDGWLCEIKDSQIRDGLHVLGVPPTGSDRVDLVLAMLRARQIWGGAVALPGLREALGLAEGAGRAETDAVEATASALVSGMEVAGWAASAVTGVVVDVLGGPSEAVESVLRFAVDEVVPRLERTTDELSAVLHALSGGYIPAGPSGSPLRGLVNVLPTGRNFYSVDPRAVPSRLAWETGQAMAESLVERYLADTGSYPASVGLSVWGTSAMRTSGDDVAEVLALLGVRPVWDDASRRVTGLEPVPVAELGRPRIDVTVRISGFFRDAFPHVVTMLDDAVTLVAGLDEPGDQNFVRAHVDADLATHGDRRRATTRVFGSKPGAYGAGILPLIDSRNWRGDADLAEVYAVWGGYAYGRDLDGVAARPDMESAYRRIAVAAKNVDTREHDIADSDDYFQYHGGMVATVRALTGQAPAAYIGDSTRPESVRTRSLSEETSRVFRARVVNPKWLAAMRRHGYKGAFELAATVDYLFGYDATTGVVDDWMYEKLAQTYVLDPENRSFLEQSNPWALHGIAERLLEAVDRRMWADPDPALLAELQQAYLDTEGDLEGGETPAGARA; translated from the coding sequence GTGACCGACGCACCCGTGTTCACGCTGCTCTCCACCAGCGACACCGACCTGCTGTCGGCTCGGGCCAGCGCCGTCCCGTGGCGGCTGGGCAACCCCGCGCGCCTGGACGACGCCGGCGTCGCGGCGCTGGTCGAGGGCTCGGCGCTGGTCGTGGTGCGGCTGCTCGGGATGCGCCGGCAGTTCGAGGAGCTGCTGGCCCCGCTGCTGGCCGGCCCGGCGCCGGTCGTCGTCCTCGGTGGGGAGCAGCTGCCCGACGCCGAGCTGATGGAGCTGTCCACCGTGCCGATCGGCGTCGCCACCGACGCGCACAGCTACCTCGCGCAGGGCGGTCCGGACAACCTCGTGCAGCTGCACCGGTTCCTCTCCGACACCGTGCTGCTCACCGGCGAGGGGTTCGAGCCGCCGGCGGTCGCACCCGACTGGGGGGTGCTGTCGCGCGAGTCCTCGGGCAGCGGCCCGCGGGTCGCCGTCCTCTACTACCGGGCCCACCACCTGGCCGGGAACACCGCCTTCGTCGAGGACCTGTGCTCGGCGATCGAGGACGCCGGGGGCTCGGCGCTGCCGGTGTTCGTGAACTCGCTGCGCAGCGTGCCCGACGACCTGCTGGAGACGCTGCGCGGCGCCGACGCGCTGGTGGTCACCGTGCTCGCCGCCGGCGGTTCGCGTCCGGCGACGGCGCAGGCGGGTGGGGACGACGGCGCGTGGGACGTCGGCGCGCTGGCCGCGCTCGACGTCCCGGTGATCCAGGGGCTCTGCCTGACCCGCTCGCGCGAGGAGTGGCTCGGCGACGACGACGGCCTCTCGCCGCTCGACGTCGGCAACCAGGTCGCGATCCCGGAGTTCGACGGCCGGCTGATCAGCGTGCCGTTCTCCTTCAAGGAGACCGACGCCGACGGTCTGACCTCCTACGTCGCCGATCCGGAGCGGGCGGCGCGCGTGGCCGGGACGGCGGTCGCGCACGCGCGGCTGCGGTCCACCCCGCCGTCCGAGCGGCGGATCGTGCTGATGCTGTCGGCCTACCCGACCAAGCACGCGCGGATCGGCAACGCGGTCGGGCTGGACACCCCGGCGTCGGTCGTCCGGCTGCTCGCGGCGATGCACGGGGAGGGGTACGACATCGGCCCGTTCGACGGGCCTGCTGCACTTCCCGGGGTGGCCGAGCTGGACGGCGACGCGCTGGTGCACGCGCTGATCGCCGCGGGCGGGCAGGACGAGAACTGGCTCACCGAGGAGCAGCTGTCGGGGAACCCGGTGCGGATCCCGGCCGCCGCGTACCGCGCCTTCTTCGACACGCTGCCGAGGGACCTGCGCGACGCGATGACGCAGCACTGGGGCGAGCCGCCGGGCTCCCTGTTCGTGGAGGGGGGCGACATCGTCTTCGCGGCGCTCCGGGCCGGCAACACCGTCGTCATGGTGCAGCCGCCGCGCGGCTTCGGCGAGAACCCGATCGCGATCTACCACGACCCCGACCTGCCGCCGTCGCACCACTACCTGGCCGCCTACTGGTGGCTGCGGTCGGAGTTCGGCGCGCACGCGATCGTGCACGTGGGCAAGCACGGCAACCTCGAGTGGCTGCCCGGCAAGACGGTCGGGATGTCGGCGTCGTGCGGGCCGGACGCCGCGCTCGGCGACGTCCCGCTGGTCTACCCGTTCCTGGTCAACGACCCGGGGGAGGGCTCGCAGGCCAAGCGCCGGGCGCACGCGACGCTGGTCGACCACATGGTCCCGCCGATGGCGCGGGCCGACTCCTACGGCGACATCGCCCGGCTCGAGCAGTTGCTCGACGAGCACGCCAACGTCGCGGCGATGGACCCGGCGAAGCTGCCGGCGGTGCGCGCCCAGATCTGGACGCTGATCCAGGCGGCGAAGCTCGACCACGACCTGGGGCTCAACGAGCGGCCGGAGGACGACCACTTCGACGAGATGATCCTGCACGTCGACGGGTGGCTGTGCGAGATCAAGGACTCGCAGATCCGCGACGGGCTGCACGTGCTCGGAGTCCCGCCGACCGGCTCCGACCGGGTGGACCTCGTGCTGGCGATGCTGCGGGCGCGGCAGATCTGGGGCGGCGCGGTCGCGCTGCCCGGGCTGCGCGAGGCGCTCGGCCTGGCCGAGGGCGCTGGTCGCGCCGAGACCGACGCGGTCGAGGCGACGGCGTCCGCGCTGGTCAGCGGCATGGAGGTGGCGGGCTGGGCGGCGTCTGCCGTGACCGGTGTCGTCGTCGACGTTCTGGGCGGTCCGTCCGAGGCCGTCGAGTCGGTGCTGCGGTTCGCCGTCGATGAGGTGGTGCCGCGGCTGGAGCGGACCACCGACGAGCTGTCCGCCGTCCTGCACGCCCTGTCCGGTGGGTACATCCCGGCGGGGCCGTCGGGCTCACCGCTGCGCGGGCTGGTCAACGTGCTGCCGACCGGGCGGAACTTCTACTCGGTCGACCCGCGCGCGGTGCCCTCGCGCCTGGCCTGGGAGACCGGGCAGGCGATGGCCGAGTCGCTGGTCGAGCGGTACCTCGCCGACACCGGCTCGTACCCCGCCTCCGTCGGTCTGTCGGTGTGGGGGACGTCGGCGATGCGCACGTCGGGGGACGACGTCGCGGAGGTGCTGGCGCTGCTCGGCGTCCGCCCGGTGTGGGACGACGCCTCGCGGCGGGTGACCGGGCTGGAGCCGGTGCCGGTGGCCGAGCTCGGCCGGCCGCGGATCGACGTCACCGTGCGGATCAGCGGCTTCTTCCGCGACGCGTTCCCGCACGTGGTGACCATGCTGGACGACGCGGTGACCCTGGTGGCCGGGCTGGACGAGCCGGGCGATCAGAACTTCGTGCGCGCCCACGTGGACGCCGACCTGGCCACGCACGGCGACCGCCGGCGGGCGACCACCCGGGTGTTCGGCTCGAAGCCCGGCGCGTACGGGGCGGGCATCCTGCCGCTCATCGACTCCCGGAACTGGCGCGGCGACGCCGACCTCGCCGAGGTCTACGCCGTGTGGGGCGGCTACGCCTACGGCCGCGACCTGGACGGCGTGGCCGCCCGGCCGGACATGGAGTCCGCCTACCGGCGGATCGCGGTGGCGGCGAAGAACGTCGACACCCGCGAGCACGACATCGCCGACTCCGACGACTACTTCCAGTACCACGGCGGGATGGTGGCGACCGTCCGGGCGCTCACCGGACAGGCGCCGGCGGCTTACATCGGTGACTCGACCCGGCCGGAGTCGGTGCGCACCCGGTCGCTGTCGGAGGAGACCTCGCGGGTGTTCCGGGCGCGGGTGGTGAACCCGAAGTGGCTGGCCGCGATGCGCCGGCACGGTTACAAGGGAGCCTTCGAGCTCGCCGCGACCGTGGACTACCTGTTCGGCTACGACGCCACGACCGGCGTGGTCGACGACTGGATGTACGAGAAGCTCGCGCAGACCTACGTCCTCGACCCGGAGAACCGGTCGTTCCTCGAGCAGTCCAACCCCTGGGCGCTGCACGGCATCGCCGAGCGGTTGCTCGAGGCGGTGGACCGTCGCATGTGGGCCGACCCCGACCCGGCGCTGCTGGCCGAGCTGCAGCAGGCGTACCTGGACACCGAGGGCGACCTCGAGGGCGGCGAGACGCCGGCGGGGGCCCGCGCGTGA
- a CDS encoding adenosylcobinamide-GDP ribazoletransferase, with translation MRWGGPLESAALLTVLRVPAGAARSTRGVLPWAPLVGLVLGAVATAVGVLGTRLISPFAGAVLTVAVLAALTRGLHLDGLADTADGLGPLRGRDRALEVMHQSDIGPFGVVTLVLTLLLQVAALAGLLPGQWVAPAAAVLTARLAMARTGLPGTVMAETSSLGRAVQGTVSPAWLTGCAVVAAGAVGGVQWLLSGPADAAGLLAACVVGIGAAELLRARATARLGGVTGDVMGAMGEVAATATLLVAAAVLT, from the coding sequence ATGAGGTGGGGCGGCCCGCTGGAGTCCGCCGCGCTGCTCACGGTCCTGCGGGTGCCCGCCGGTGCCGCCCGGAGCACGCGCGGGGTCCTGCCGTGGGCGCCGCTGGTCGGCCTGGTGCTCGGGGCGGTCGCGACGGCGGTCGGCGTCCTCGGCACGCGGCTGATCTCGCCGTTCGCGGGTGCGGTGCTGACGGTCGCCGTCCTGGCCGCGCTCACCCGCGGGCTGCACCTGGACGGGCTGGCCGACACCGCCGACGGGCTCGGGCCGCTGCGCGGGCGGGACCGCGCGCTGGAGGTGATGCACCAGAGCGACATCGGCCCGTTCGGCGTCGTCACCCTGGTCCTCACCCTGCTGCTGCAGGTGGCGGCCCTGGCCGGCCTGCTCCCCGGTCAGTGGGTCGCGCCGGCGGCGGCGGTGCTCACCGCCCGGCTCGCGATGGCCCGCACCGGCCTGCCCGGCACGGTCATGGCCGAGACGTCGTCGTTGGGCCGGGCGGTCCAGGGCACGGTCTCCCCCGCCTGGCTGACCGGGTGCGCCGTGGTCGCGGCGGGCGCGGTCGGCGGTGTTCAGTGGTTGCTCAGCGGCCCGGCCGACGCGGCCGGACTGCTCGCGGCCTGCGTGGTCGGGATCGGCGCCGCCGAGCTGCTGCGGGCCCGCGCCACGGCCCGGCTCGGCGGGGTCACCGGCGACGTGATGGGCGCGATGGGCGAGGTGGCGGCGACGGCCACGCTGCTGGTGGCCGCCGCCGTGCTGACCTAG
- the cobU gene encoding bifunctional adenosylcobinamide kinase/adenosylcobinamide-phosphate guanylyltransferase: MSRVLVLGGSRSGKSAHAEFLLEGRDDVTYLATSVRSEDDAEWTARIAAHRARRPAAWTTVETTAPSELLRGGAVLVDSVTTWVAALMDETGVWADEPGALDRLADRCDALVNAWAMTPAHVVAVSDEVGLGVVPETRAGRLFRDTLGAVNQRLAGTADEVWFVVAGLPQRLR; encoded by the coding sequence GTGAGCCGGGTGCTCGTGCTGGGCGGCAGCCGGTCGGGCAAGTCGGCGCACGCCGAGTTCCTGCTCGAGGGCAGGGACGACGTCACCTACCTGGCGACGTCGGTGCGGTCCGAGGACGACGCCGAGTGGACCGCCCGGATCGCCGCGCACCGCGCCCGCCGGCCGGCCGCGTGGACCACGGTCGAGACGACGGCGCCCTCCGAGCTGCTGCGCGGCGGTGCGGTGCTGGTGGACAGCGTGACCACGTGGGTGGCCGCGCTCATGGACGAGACCGGGGTCTGGGCCGACGAGCCCGGCGCGCTCGACCGGCTGGCCGACCGCTGCGACGCGCTGGTCAACGCGTGGGCGATGACACCCGCGCACGTGGTGGCGGTCAGCGACGAGGTCGGGCTCGGCGTCGTGCCGGAGACCCGCGCCGGGCGGCTGTTCCGCGACACCCTCGGCGCGGTCAACCAGCGGCTGGCCGGCACCGCCGACGAGGTCTGGTTCGTCGTCGCCGGCCTGCCGCAGCGCCTGCGATGA
- a CDS encoding histidine phosphatase family protein — MARDQEARPLTLLLVRHGQSEWNAQGRMQGQKAHVPLTALGHEQAAAAAEQLAARQPGALISSDLERAVQTAEHCARATGLPLITTPALREQGYGVLEGRPSRELWDVVDWTDPHWSAEGGESLAELHARVAAFLKELLADPPADVVALVTHGDTIRAVQAVVAGLGPEGMPAVTPHNGSVTEVVL; from the coding sequence ATGGCCCGTGATCAGGAGGCGCGTCCCCTCACCCTGCTGCTCGTCCGCCACGGGCAGAGCGAGTGGAACGCCCAGGGCCGCATGCAGGGGCAGAAGGCGCACGTCCCGCTCACCGCGCTCGGCCACGAGCAGGCCGCCGCGGCTGCCGAGCAGCTGGCCGCCCGGCAGCCCGGGGCGCTGATCTCCAGCGACCTGGAGCGCGCCGTGCAGACCGCCGAGCACTGTGCCCGGGCGACCGGACTGCCGCTGATCACCACGCCCGCGCTGCGCGAGCAGGGGTACGGCGTGCTCGAGGGCCGGCCCTCCCGCGAGCTCTGGGACGTCGTCGACTGGACCGATCCGCACTGGTCGGCCGAGGGCGGGGAGAGCCTCGCCGAGCTGCACGCACGGGTGGCGGCGTTCCTCAAGGAGCTGCTCGCCGATCCGCCCGCCGACGTCGTCGCCCTGGTCACCCACGGCGACACGATCCGGGCCGTGCAGGCGGTCGTGGCCGGGCTCGGCCCGGAGGGGATGCCGGCGGTGACCCCGCACAACGGCAGCGTGACCGAGGTCGTGCTGTGA
- a CDS encoding oxidoreductase: MTIPVRPGAARPSSRPAAPDPLAHLLDLPGVRDAADASRTAIDRLLAHRLMRNRSAEVSTESALRGARASAALEGVDVPLAELRAGAVDDPVVQGSLRASAALGSMTETWSRAPGQVLARLHVLAAADLVDRSALGRPAAHAGPRLTGLFGLVKVETTVPAVLLAAVVHGELAALAPFGSADGVVARAAARLTGITRGLDPKAVSVPEVGFVELGREAYLAALAGYASGSPEGVAAWLVHCCRATEHGAVEGLAIAEAILRG; this comes from the coding sequence GTGACGATCCCCGTCCGGCCCGGTGCCGCCCGCCCGTCGTCCCGGCCTGCCGCGCCCGACCCGCTGGCGCACCTGCTCGACCTGCCCGGCGTGCGGGACGCCGCCGACGCCTCCCGGACCGCCATCGACCGGCTGCTGGCGCACCGGCTGATGCGCAACCGCTCGGCCGAGGTCAGCACCGAGTCGGCGCTGCGCGGTGCCCGGGCGTCGGCCGCGCTGGAGGGCGTCGACGTCCCGCTGGCCGAGCTGCGCGCCGGTGCGGTCGACGACCCGGTCGTGCAGGGGTCGCTGCGGGCCTCGGCCGCGCTGGGGTCGATGACCGAGACCTGGTCGCGGGCGCCGGGGCAGGTGCTGGCCCGGCTGCACGTGCTGGCCGCCGCCGACCTGGTCGACCGGTCGGCGCTCGGGCGGCCGGCGGCGCACGCCGGACCCCGGCTGACCGGGCTGTTCGGCCTGGTCAAGGTGGAGACGACGGTGCCGGCGGTGCTGCTCGCCGCGGTGGTGCACGGCGAGCTGGCCGCGCTCGCGCCGTTCGGCAGCGCGGACGGCGTCGTCGCCCGGGCCGCGGCGCGGCTGACCGGCATCACCCGGGGCCTGGACCCCAAAGCGGTGTCGGTGCCCGAGGTCGGCTTCGTGGAGCTGGGCCGCGAGGCGTACCTGGCGGCGCTCGCGGGCTACGCGTCCGGATCGCCGGAGGGCGTGGCCGCCTGGCTGGTGCACTGCTGCCGCGCCACCGAGCACGGTGCGGTGGAAGGGCTGGCGATCGCCGAGGCGATCCTGCGCGGCTGA
- a CDS encoding aldo/keto reductase has protein sequence MQFLEVPGLGPVSRIGLGTWQFGSREWGYGESYAERGAREIVRRARELGVTLFDTAEIYGFGRSERILGEALGGERGEVVVASKIFPVAPFPPVVRQRWAGSARRLGLQRIPLYQVHQPNPVVPDSVTMAGMRELLDADRIAAAGVSNYSLARWQAADAALGRPVVSNQVQFSLATAGPLADLVPFAEREDRVVLAYSPLAQGLLGGRYDADHRPGGVRATNPLFGTENLRRVQPLLDVLREVAAAHDAKPAQIALAWLLGLPRVVVIPGASSVEQMEFNAAAAELRLADDEQAALTAAARAFTPVSGIRTFADHLRERVDAVRERLGV, from the coding sequence ATGCAGTTCCTCGAGGTGCCGGGGCTGGGACCGGTCAGCCGGATCGGCCTGGGCACCTGGCAGTTCGGCTCGCGCGAGTGGGGCTACGGCGAGAGCTACGCCGAGCGCGGTGCGCGGGAGATCGTCCGCCGCGCCCGCGAGCTCGGCGTGACGCTGTTCGACACCGCGGAGATCTACGGCTTCGGCCGCAGCGAGCGGATCCTCGGCGAGGCCCTGGGCGGCGAGCGGGGCGAGGTCGTCGTCGCCAGCAAGATCTTCCCGGTGGCGCCGTTCCCGCCGGTCGTGCGGCAGCGGTGGGCCGGCAGCGCGCGCCGGCTGGGTCTGCAGCGGATCCCGCTCTACCAGGTGCACCAGCCCAACCCCGTGGTCCCCGACTCGGTGACCATGGCCGGGATGCGCGAGCTGCTGGACGCCGACCGGATCGCCGCGGCGGGCGTCTCCAACTACTCGCTCGCGCGCTGGCAGGCCGCGGATGCCGCCCTGGGTCGTCCGGTGGTCAGCAACCAGGTGCAGTTCTCGCTCGCGACCGCGGGCCCGCTCGCGGACCTGGTGCCCTTCGCCGAGCGGGAGGACCGCGTCGTCCTCGCCTACAGCCCGCTGGCACAGGGTCTGCTGGGCGGCCGCTACGACGCCGACCACCGCCCGGGTGGTGTCCGCGCGACCAACCCGCTGTTCGGCACCGAGAACCTGCGCCGGGTGCAGCCGCTGCTCGACGTCCTGCGCGAGGTCGCCGCTGCGCACGACGCGAAGCCGGCGCAGATCGCGCTGGCCTGGCTGCTGGGGCTGCCGCGGGTCGTGGTGATCCCCGGGGCGTCGAGCGTGGAGCAGATGGAGTTCAACGCCGCGGCGGCGGAGCTGCGGCTGGCCGACGACGAGCAGGCGGCGCTGACCGCCGCCGCGCGGGCGTTCACGCCGGTCTCGGGGATCCGCACCTTCGCCGACCACCTGCGCGAGCGGGTGGACGCGGTGCGGGAGCGGTTGGGGGTCTGA
- a CDS encoding HAD family hydrolase, giving the protein MTRAAAFFDLDKTVIAKSSTLAFGRPFFQGGLINRRAVLKAAYAQFVFSLQGADAQQMERLRAQITALATGWDVATVHEIVGETLHDIVDPLVYAEAADLIEEHKAAGREIVIVSSSGAEVVEPIGELLGADRVVATRMVTVDGRYTGEIEFYAYGDNKAEAVRRVAAEGGYDLADCYAYSDSITDLPMLAEVGHPTAVNPDRALRKAAVERGWPVREFVRPVSMRSRFSVPPAPVMTGAAVGVGAAVVGLAWYAARHRALRAVAGPVPGRWRRRGA; this is encoded by the coding sequence GTGACCCGCGCTGCGGCGTTCTTCGATCTCGACAAGACGGTCATCGCGAAGTCCAGCACCCTGGCCTTCGGACGACCGTTCTTCCAGGGCGGCCTGATCAACCGCCGGGCCGTCCTCAAGGCTGCCTATGCGCAGTTCGTCTTCTCGCTGCAGGGCGCCGACGCGCAGCAGATGGAGCGCCTGCGTGCGCAGATCACGGCGCTGGCCACGGGCTGGGACGTCGCCACGGTGCACGAGATCGTGGGCGAGACCCTGCACGACATCGTCGACCCGCTGGTCTACGCCGAGGCCGCCGACCTCATCGAGGAGCACAAGGCGGCGGGCCGGGAGATCGTGATCGTCTCGAGCAGCGGTGCCGAGGTGGTGGAGCCGATCGGCGAGCTGCTGGGCGCCGACCGGGTGGTCGCCACGCGCATGGTGACCGTCGACGGGCGCTACACCGGCGAGATCGAGTTCTACGCCTACGGGGACAACAAGGCCGAGGCGGTGCGCCGGGTGGCCGCCGAGGGCGGCTACGACCTGGCCGACTGCTACGCCTACAGCGACTCGATCACCGACCTGCCCATGCTGGCCGAGGTCGGTCACCCGACGGCGGTCAACCCCGACCGCGCGCTGCGCAAGGCGGCGGTCGAGCGCGGCTGGCCGGTGCGGGAGTTCGTCCGGCCGGTGTCGATGCGGTCCCGGTTCTCGGTCCCGCCCGCGCCGGTCATGACCGGTGCGGCGGTCGGCGTCGGCGCGGCCGTGGTGGGGCTGGCCTGGTACGCCGCCCGGCACCGCGCGCTGCGGGCGGTCGCCGGCCCGGTCCCCGGTCGCTGGCGGCGCCGCGGCGCCTGA
- the ssd gene encoding septum site-determining protein Ssd — protein MSAVIPRATARDHRPLVVSSDERLVDDLLRLLAAAGAEAELATGGPALRRAHRGAPLVLIGADALPSAAVLGLPRRAGVVVVSTSELPAAEWATAVELGAERVARLPADEAWLLSRCAEAVRSPVEAGWLIAVGGSCGGAGASTVATALAVAAAPGSLLVDGDAGGGGLDLLLGAERAEGLRWPDLVGLRGRVAGDALLASLPERGGIHVLAASRSRAVPVPPEALLAVALAGRSNGTPVVVDLPCGDPALAEPVLAEADLAVLVVPARLRAASAARLLLDGAWSSAVVVSRSVPGGPSRQDVVDVLGRSVLTELGHDRSAGPRGERGEPPVVSARSPLGVLSRRLLAELPRRTQVAA, from the coding sequence GTGTCCGCTGTCATCCCCCGTGCTACCGCACGCGATCACCGCCCCCTCGTCGTCAGCTCCGACGAACGGCTCGTCGACGATCTGCTCCGCCTGCTCGCCGCCGCCGGGGCCGAGGCCGAGCTGGCCACCGGCGGTCCCGCCCTGCGCCGGGCGCACCGCGGCGCACCGCTGGTGCTGATCGGTGCCGACGCGCTGCCCTCCGCAGCCGTCCTGGGGCTCCCGCGGCGGGCCGGCGTGGTGGTCGTCTCCACCTCGGAGCTGCCCGCGGCCGAGTGGGCGACCGCCGTGGAGCTCGGCGCCGAGCGCGTCGCGCGGCTGCCGGCCGACGAGGCTTGGCTGCTGTCCCGGTGCGCCGAGGCGGTGCGCTCGCCGGTCGAGGCCGGCTGGCTGATCGCCGTCGGCGGCAGCTGCGGTGGTGCAGGAGCGAGCACCGTGGCCACCGCCCTCGCCGTCGCCGCGGCGCCCGGATCGCTGCTCGTCGACGGCGACGCCGGCGGCGGCGGCCTGGACCTGCTCCTCGGGGCCGAGCGGGCCGAGGGGCTGCGCTGGCCCGACCTGGTCGGGCTCCGCGGCCGGGTGGCGGGCGACGCGCTGCTCGCATCACTGCCCGAGAGAGGCGGGATCCACGTGCTGGCGGCGTCGCGGTCGCGGGCGGTGCCGGTACCGCCGGAGGCGCTGCTGGCGGTCGCGCTCGCCGGCCGGTCGAACGGGACGCCGGTCGTGGTCGATCTGCCGTGCGGCGATCCGGCCCTCGCCGAACCGGTGCTGGCCGAGGCCGATCTGGCGGTGCTGGTCGTCCCGGCGCGGCTGCGGGCTGCCTCGGCCGCGCGGCTCCTCCTGGACGGCGCCTGGTCCTCCGCGGTCGTGGTGTCGCGATCGGTGCCCGGAGGTCCGTCGCGGCAGGACGTGGTCGACGTCCTCGGCCGGTCGGTCCTCACCGAGCTGGGCCACGACCGGTCCGCGGGGCCACGAGGCGAGCGCGGTGAGCCACCGGTCGTCTCGGCCCGCTCGCCGCTCGGCGTGCTGTCCCGCCGGCTGCTCGCCGAGCTGCCGCGGCGCACCCAGGTGGCCGCGTGA